The Thunnus thynnus chromosome 22, fThuThy2.1, whole genome shotgun sequence genome includes a window with the following:
- the shtn2 gene encoding shootin-1, with protein MWVEDEDSAAAECGEESGLSSEDEGDIQYEILEMQRDEANQRLSELEEVSNQLLKEMNVLEIQFQIERSCRESAEALAVQVTKENKVLKRRSQMLMPLIPEMPENLSDVTFDPETDPAVNGDVVDSGESSNEETLLLQSQAKIAELQASVDSLLAEKLQLEQQVEVMSRDQAQLREQLALEVEEKEAILRRMNKQSKTMNKIKRVSHLVTEEFTEMSQKLELEQGLRQQAEVFAHQMFVQQTVTDGPSTMQMQSSDTGLQLQKALEQISNINTALCDIQRYYQDQMKQSQSSVDDSSFLSELQNLRVQLKKSEEERKALETQLSEANSAFTKVQDEVKQLQDVHKRAETTAEPQEEKPIHAPPPPPPPPPPPPAPTTYHNTLDLLRSRRKDRAEKTDQNNSAPAPNLKTKAIDEMMERIKKGIVLRPTSRIQDDDGSWKDQKNENRKSAVVELKGMLNNMKRQTHRRVPSRKGIGRNVGEAELLAVLQRRRKAMGDTQEPRSSTQTQDPQPGQPSAPVVSDVPWAGERGNAPVLRRLKQNREKRDSRIRASALIVGQEH; from the exons ATGTGGGTTGAAGATGAGGACAGTGCGGCTGCAG AGTGTGGCGAAGAGAGTGGTTTATCCTCTGAAGATGAGGGAGACATTCAG TATGAGATCCTGGAAATGCAGAGAGATGAAGCCAATCAAAGGCTGTCTGAACTGGAGGAAG TCTCTAATCAGCTCCTGAAAGAGATGAACGTATTAGAGATCCAGTTCCAGATTGAGCGTTCCTGCAGAGAGAGTGCTGAGGCGCTGGCTGTCCAA GTGACCAAAGAGAACAAAGTCCTGAAGAGAAGAAGCCAGATGCTGATGCCGCTCATCCCTGAGATGCCTGAAAACCTGTCtgatgtgacctttgaccccgaGACCGACCCCGCGGTTAACGGTGACGTTGTTGATTCTGGCGAGAGCAGTAATGAGGAgacgctgctgctgcagagccaAGCCAAGATCGCAG agctGCAGGCGTCAGTGGACAGTCTGCTGGCTGAAAAGCTGCAGCTGGAGCAACAGGTGGAGGTTATGAGCAGAGATCAGGCCCAACTCAGAGAGCAG CTCGCTCTGGAGGTTGAAGAGAAAGAAGCCATACTGAGGAGAATGAACAAACAGAGCAAGaccatgaataaaatcaaacgaG TCTCCCATCTTGTCACAGAGGAGTTCACAGAAATGTCTCAGAAGCTGGAGCTGGAGCAGGGCCTCCGGCAACAAGCTGAAGTCTTCGCCCACCAG atgtTTGTGCAGCAGACGGTGACTGACGGACCTAGCACGATGCAGATGCAGAGCTCAGATACAGGTCTGCAGCTGCAAAAAGCCCTGGAACAGATATCAAACATCAACACAGCGCTGTGTGATATACAACGCTACTACCAGGACcag ATGAAACAGAGTCAGAGCTCTGTGGATGACAGCAGTTTCCTCAGTGAGCTGCAGAACCTGAGAGTTCAGCTGAAGAAGAgcgaggaggagaggaaggccTTAGAAACTCAACTGTCTGAAGCCAACAGCGCTTTCACAAAGGTCCAGGATGAAG TGAAACAGTTACAAGATGTACATAAAAGGGCAGAGACAACGGCCGAACCACAGGAGGAGAAGCCCATCCatgctccacctccacctcccccgcccccgcctcctcctccagccCCGACCACTTACCACAA TACACTTGATTTgctgaggagcaggaggaaagaTCGAGCTGAAAAAACAGATCAAAACA ACTCAGCACCTGCGCCGAACCTGAAGACGAAAGCGATAGATGAGATGATGGAGAGGATAAAGAAAGGCATCGTCTTGAGGCCCACCAGCAGAATACAG GATGACGACGGCTCGTGGAAG GACCagaagaatgaaaacagaaaatcagcTGTTGTGGAGTTGAAAGGAATGCTG AATAACATGAAACGTCAGACCCACCGTAGAGTGCCCTCCAGGAAGGGAATCGGCCGAAATGTTGGGGAGGCGGAGCTCCTGGCAGTGctacagaggaggaggaaagccATGGGAGACACCCAGGAACCGCGGtcctcaacacaaacacagg ACCCCCAGCCAGGTCAGCCGTCTGCCCCGGTGGTGTCAGATGTTCCCTGGGCAGGCGAGCGCGGCAATGCCCCTGTTCTTCGGAGACTGAAACAGAACAGGGAGAAGAGAGACTCCCGCATCCGAGCGTCAGCGCTGATCGTCGGCCAAGAACACTGA
- the tex261 gene encoding protein TEX261 translates to MWFIYLLSWLSLVIQISFVTLAIAAGLYYLAELIEEYTVATSRIIKYMIMFSTGVLAGLYIFEGFPVLMVAVGLFTNLVYFGLLQTFPYILLSSPNFILSCVLVVVNHYMAFQYFAQEYYPFSEVLAYFTICLWVIPFAFFVSLSAGENVLPSTVQQGDDVVSNYFTKGKRGKRSGILLVFSFLKEAVLPSRQKMY, encoded by the exons atgtggtttatttatttactgagctGGTTGTCGTTGGTGATCCAGATATCCTTCGTCACTCTTGCAATAG CTGCTGGCCTGTACTACTTGGCAGAACTAATAGAAGAATACACAGTAGCCACCAGTCGAATAATAAAGTACATGATTATG TTTTCGACAGGCGTGTTGGCAGGTCTTTACATTTTTGAAGGCTTCCCGGTGTTGATGGTGGCGGTCGGCCTCTTCACCAACCTGGTGTACTTCGGCCTCCTGCAGACCTTCCCCTACATACTGCTGAGCTCCCCTAACTTCATCCTCTCCTGCG TGTTGGTCGTGGTGAACCATTACATGGCCTTCCAGTACTTTGCACAAGAGTATTATCCATTCTCAGAG GTGTTGGCGTACTTCACCATCTGCCTGTGGGTGATCCCCTTCGCCTTTTTTGTGTCACTGTCAGCGGGAGAAAATGTGCTTCCATCCACCGTGCAGCAAGGAG atGATGTGGTGTCTAATTACTTCACCAAGGGCAAGAGGGGGAAGAGGTCTGGGATCCTCCTCGTGTTCTCTTTCCTCAAGGAGGCAGTGCTGCCCAGCCGACAGAAAATGTACTGA
- the ankrd53 gene encoding ankyrin repeat domain-containing protein 53, translating to MVTMELVNKPEKRRRWRCENWKVTHIAPPNGHTFPAVASATVVNLEPDRQGLSPLHVACMCGKLATVQLLVESRLSCINSSGPQGRRPIHMVLSSRSSPNTSTCLRYLLENGADINVTTDAGQTPLHLAASEGLLDCTEMLVRAGADVLAQDCMGHTPLDLARFWCRRKVARYLKNCMWQADKKKEMEERKQVQALYSDLVDMCKLNRLNKKTLIDEKMADWAHKKSLPLLKDFSPRVLVSQYHTQCLSSDQDRSPLKHAKSLCKLQAGRPQEDTCTSTKPPPASASRPWTIYTGLQPEKPPREPDLRSRVTLWKDGSSRQPQYTTKWDSTPRAAPDLPVDVLERVLFPRAFPSRIASPRHFEPQDILEIQHRGCPQGSSTSPWTEVAMHLAEVLEPGHY from the exons ATGGTAACCATGGAACTTGTCAACAAACCCGAAAAACGGAGACGTTGGAGATGTGAAAACTG GAAAGTTACTCACATAGCTCCCCCAAACGGGCACACGTTTCCAGCTGTTGCTTCTGCGACTGTGGTCAATCTGGAGCCGGACAGACAG GGTCTGTCACCGCTCCACGTGGCCTGCATGTGCGGTAAACTGGCTACTGTTCAGCTACTGGTGGAGTCCAGGCTGAGCTGTATCAATAGTAGTGGTCCCCAGGGTCGCCGTCCCATTCACATGGTCCTGTCCTCCCGGAGTTCACCCAACACCTCAACCTGTCTCAGATACCTGCTGGAGAACGGGGCCGACATCAACGT CACCACAGATGCAGGGCAGACCCCTCTGCACCTGGCTGCCTCTGAGGGCCTTTTGGACTGCACAGAGATGCTTGTGCGGGCCGGAGCAGATGTTTTGGCCCAGGACTGCATGGGACACACACCTCTGGACTTGGCTCGCTTCTGGTGTCGCAGGAAGGTAGCAAG gtatctgaaaaactgcatgtggcaggcagataaaaagaaagaaatggaagAGAGGAAGCAAGTTCAAGCTTTATACAGTGATCTTGTGGATATGTGCAAACTAAACCGTCTCAATAAAAAG ACACTTATAGATGAGAAAATGGCAGACTGGGCACACAAGAAAAGCTTGCCCCTCCTAAAGGATTTCTCCCCAAGGGTCTTAGTGAGCCAGTACCATACCCAGTGCCTCTCATCAGATCAGGACAGGTCTCCTCTAAAACATGCCAAGAGCCTGTGTAAGCTCCAGGCAGGACGCCCTCAGGAGGACACGTGCACCTCCACCAAACCACCTCCGGCCTCAGCCTCCAGGCCGTGGACCATCTACACGGGCCTCCAGCCAGAGAAACCCCCCAGAGAGCCAGACCTCCGGAGCCGCGTCACATTGTGGAAGGAcggcagcagcaggcagcctCAGTACACCACCAAGTGGGACAGTACACCTCGCGCCGCCCCTGACCTGCCTGTGGATGTCCTTGAGAGGGTGTTGTTTCCCAGAGCCTTCCCTTCCAGGATCGCCTCCCCTCGACACTTCGAGCCTCAGGACATTCTGGAGATCCAGCACCGAGGATGCCCCCAGGGGAGCAGCACATCCCCCTGGACAGAGGTGGCCATGCACCTGGCTGAGGTGCTGGAGCCTGGACACTACTGA